A region of the Arthrobacter sp. Soc17.1.1.1 genome:
TGGCGATTTGCAGGCTCGGCGGTTGGGCGAGCTGAGCGCGCAGTCGTCGAGCTACTTGCCTCGCCCTAGCGGGCCGACTATCTGCCGCACTGGGTGATGCAAGCCCTGTAATGCAAGCCTTGCATCACAAAGCTTGTTCAAGATGGTCGCTGACCCCTGCCTGGCGGTCCTTCGACACGCCGCGAGGAACACGACACGAATTATTTCTGCCTGTGAGGAATTGCTCCACAGAGCTGTGGACGAGGTCCCCGCGAGCCCTTTAATTGGCTAATTTCTAGGCTTTTCGATGGGTCTTATCTGTGGACATCGCGTGGACGACGATCTCGCCGAATGGCATACTTGTAATACATCATCTAGGGGTTGGCATCACGCGGCTGCACTAGATGTAGTATTTGAAGCTCCGGGTGACGCACAAAAAAGCGACCCACGTCGGTCGGAGCCGGGTCGTAGGTCGCAATTCTCTTTGGTCGGAGATCTATAGCCTATCCCCTTCTCGGCAATCAACGGGAATCGCGAGAAAGAAATTACATGTCCCAGTGCACCGCGCCTCGTGAGGGCCATCGGACAGCGAGCGGGGCCGCGAATTGTCCGGCATGCCGCTACCGGTCATCAGGCCGGAGCTCTTATTCGGACTACACGCCGCGTCCCACCTACACGCCCCCGACGCGGCACGCCAGTTACGCGAGTCGATCGTCGAGCGCTAACGGGGGAGGTGGCGGAGGCAGCAGTTCGAGCCGGGCCCGTCGTGCGTCCGTGTCGTACTCAACCAGCGAATATCGGGTCCTAAACCCCGTACATGAGCAGGTGGTGCGGATCGCTCAGACCGATACCGACCGTCGCGATTTGTTCCTGTGTCACGCCTGGGGTGACAGGCAGAGCTCCGCGCTGGAGTTCTACAACATTCTGACGGGCTTGGATGTGAAAGTCTGGTTCAGCGAAAAGGATGTACCCCTGGGGACGCCGTTGATGCGGCAGATCGACAAGGGTCTCAGGAACTCACGCGCCGGAATCGTTCTGGTAACCCCGGCACTGCTTAAGAGTCTTGACGCCGAAGGAATCGCTGAGAAAGAGCTTTCGGTGTTGCTCTCGTCGGGTCGGGTCATTCCGATCTTCCACGACACGACGCATGCGGCTCTTGTGGACGTTAGCCCCATGCTTGCGTCGCACGCGGGACTGGCCACCGCGGACTACCCTTCGCTGGAGGTCGTCGCACTGAAGATCGCTGACACGGTTCTGCTCGACGTGTAGCGAACGAAGAACGCATTGGTGCGTCATCCGCGAGGGTGACGCACCTTTTTCATGCTCCTTACTCTGCTGCACGGTGCCCGTAAGCCGGTCCTCCACTGGGACACCGGCACGCCGTCCAGTCAGCAAGAAAAATTCCACATCGGTGCTGAGCTGAAGCGTTCCCGTAAGACCCGCCCGAGAAAAAGCCCGGTGGAGGCCCCCTAAACGCTACAGTTCGAGCACGCTCATCGGATACGCCCGGGTTTCGAGAGAAGAACACCGCCACCTTCGGGAAAAGTCACATCACAATGACCGGCCGCTGTTTTTTGTCTGCTCAGCTCGACGTTTCGCGGCAGTCGAATCGTTCTTGGCGGTTGTTGCCTCCCGAGCCTGACGCTCGGCGGCGGCAGTCTTCCTGCTCTGAATCAGCTCGGCTTGCCGCTGACTCCGGTCTTTCTTCCGCGCTGCATCCTGTGCGACGCCACCCTTCTCCTGAGCCATGGGGGTCTCCTTCTTCTGGGGACTGGTTGATTGCCCGGTTGCCTCACTGCCGGACCCGGAAGCGTCGGAGGGCGTCGTCCCTGCGGCATTGCCGGCTCCTGCCCGGTGCCGGGCAATCGCGCGTGCGATCGCGGCTTCTTCCGTTGCGGAGCGTGCCGGCTGCGCCTCGGGCGTCGCCACAGGTTGAACGGCGGCCGGGGCAGCTTCAGCGGACTGTAGAGCGTCGACGATCCGGGCTTCGCGCTGCTGCGGCGCCGGCAGGGGGTCGCTGGCGGCGGCACGTTCGGCTTGGAGGCGTTCGATAGCCCTCCGTGCGGCGGCCTGATCCGCGCTCATGCGATCGGTGATCGCCGCTTCGTCGGCGGTCTGCTGAATCTGTGTGCTGCTGCGTGGCGGGACCTGCGTGAGGGCGCTGTGCTTGTGCAGGGCGGTGGCACGCTCGATGAGCCGCTGCGCGGTCGGGTCGTCCCGATACTGCTTCGGGATGAAAGCTGTCTCGTGGGCGCCGATGTTGTAGCGGTTCCGGTACGCCTCGGTTTCGGCCGCGATGCCGTGCCACTCAGCAGCCTTGGACTCCTTCGCCGGCACTGGTCCGAGTGCGGCCGCCCACGCCGGTTGTTCTTCTGCGAGCTGCGCGCCGCGGACCGCGACTCGTTGCCCAAGGTGTGCCCGGAGACGGTCGAGTTCATCCCGGTACTCCTTCGGTACCCGTGCGTCCTGCACGAGCGCGGACGGGGCGATGTCCTCGCTGATGGTGGACCGGCCGAACCCTGCACCGCCGGCACTGGCTGCCGCGGATGTGCTGACAGCTTCGGTCGACGCCGATGTGCTGGTGGTGGGGATACCGGCTACGCGCAGCTGGCGTTCCTGGTGGATTGCCTCGGCAATCGTGACCTGGTGGACGCTGCGGGGGTCCTCTCCACGGGCGGTGCGCTCGATCGCGGTCTGTGTCGGGGAAAGATCCAGACGGCGTTCCAGCTCGAGCGTCATTGTCTTCACCATCCACTGTTCTTTCCTGGTGGCGGCACTGATTGAGGCGGTCGGGTTGAGGGACTGCAACCGTTCCACAGCGTTGTCGCGTGTCTCGGTGAGTCTGCTGGTGCGCAGGAGCGCGAACGGCCGGGCAGCCCATTCTCCGTCCAACCCGGTGTCCATGGGAGGCTCACCGGGCGTCCGGCGGAACTGACCGGCATCTGTGCCTGTTGCCTGCTTCTCGGCCTGCTGTGCGAGGCGGTCGAGATGATCGTCGGTGAGGGCACCGAGCGGCCGGTGTCCGGTGTTCGCGCGGATCTGCTGCGCGGTCTCGATCCGGTTCTCCACCCGGAAGGCGAGGACAGCGGACGCGTCGTCGGCGCCTGCGAACCCGCGTTCGCGGTACGCCTGCGCGAGGACCGTGGACGCGTCCAGGCCCTCGTTCTCGGCCCGTCGCAGATGCGCGGCCACGGCGCCCCACGACTCGTGCGAGGTGAACGCAGCGGCGGCTTCCGGCCCCATGACGACGGCGGCAATGCCCCGCGTCTTGGCGGTCCATGCTGCTGCTTCTACCTCGTTGTAGACGCCGGCGAGGGTCGCGATGTCCCCGGTACGGACGGCTTCGCCGCGAACCGTTTCGTGCGCGGACAGGGTCCGGTCATAGTTCGCGGTGATCGACGCCAGGACACTGTCGCGAGTGATGGCCTGGTCATTGTTATCTCCCAGGGCGACGTAGAGCTTGTTCGTCTCGCGGCCCCGGGTGGCGGCGACGTAGGCTCCGGCCCGGTCGGCCCGCTCGTCGAGGATCGCGTGCGCGGTGTCCACGGTCGCACCCTGGGCGCGGTGCACGGTCGCGGCGTAGCCAAGCTGCCCGTGCTCGTTCAGGTAATCGGCGTCCACGGTGATACGCCCCCCGTGACCGGCGTGCCGGAGGGTCACACGCTGCCGGTCCTGATCCGTCTGTGCTGCTTCGGGGTTGGCGGTGACCTGTTCGACAATCCAGACGTCGTTGTTCTTGACGAAGTCCTTGCCCTGGTTGACCTGCAACGTCCGATCGTTCTTCCGGGTGACGACAGTGTCGCCGGGGTAGGCGCGGAGCCCGTCCCGTAGGACCACGGACGGCGTCGCCTCGGTGATCGGGCCTGTCCCGTCAGTGAGGTCGCCGGTAGCGATGCGGGCGGCTTGGGCTCGGGCGTTGAGGTCGGTGACGGTGGCGTTGTCGGTGGCGATCATCAGCGACGTCTTGCCTGCTGCGGTGTCGGTCATCCACGCGGTGAGGGCGTCCTGGGTCATGGCGTCAAGGGTGCCGGCGGTGACGCGCTGGTTGTCTAGGTACCACTGGAAGGGGGTGTCAGCTGCGACGGTTGCCGGTTCCCGTAGGGCCAGGGATGCGGTCGCTTCGCCGTCGGTGTGGAAGCGGTGGACCTCCTCGAGGCGGACCGCTCCGACTTCGTTGTTCAGCAGGCGCAGCGCACCGCCGGAGCCGATCGCGCCGAGCTGCCGGTCATCGCCAATCGCACGCACCACGGCACCGTTGCGCGCGGCGACCGCGACGACCTCGGCGAGTTTCGGGGTGGTGACCATCCCGGCCTCATCGACGATGACCACGTCCCCGGCACCGAGAGCGAAGGTTGACCCGCCGTTGTCGTGGCCGTCCTTGGCCGTGGTGTTCTGCTGGCCCCGCTGGTTCCGGTGAGCGATGAGGAACGCGTCGATCGTCGTCGCGTCCGCTCCGATGTCCTTGGACATCACCGCTGCGGCCGCTGCGGTGGGTGCGAGCCCAATGACTTTCCCGCCGCTGTCACGGACGGCGTCGGCGGCCAGGGACAGGCTCGTGGTCTTGCCCGCGCCGGCGGGTCCAATCCCGAGGGTCAGTAGCTTTTCGTCGGTCGCGAAAGCGCGTGCGAGGTCGATCTGACCCTGCGACAAGACCGGTCCCCCACTGGTGGCAGCGGCCTCGACGTGCTCGGCCAGGATCGTGTCGAATCGCTCGGCGGACACGGCCGGGATGACGATCTTCTGGCCTGCGGCCAGGACCCGGTGCTCGGCGTTCAGGACCTCCTGCGAGGTGAACAGGGTGACGTCGGCCTGCCGGAACTGGCTCGACCCGTCGGCCCGCTGGAACTCGCGCAGGCGCGGGGTGATGGCCTCCGGGGTGACCTGAAGGCTGTGCGTTCCGGTGGCTGCCCGTGTGATGTTCTCTACGGTCTCGTCGGTGATGATCTGCCCGGGAAAGGCTTCTTTGAGGTGCCGGCGGGTCTGCGCGATGACGTGGTTCCGTCCCCACACGGCGCGCTTCGCGGCCAGCTCGTGCACGACCAGGCGTGCGTGTTCGTGCACGTCGAGGTCGTTGACCAGTGCACAGGCGGCTGTTCCTTTGCTCGCGGTGCGGACGTGCTCGAGCAGGTCCGGTCCGACCGGCATGTTCATACTCGAGCTGTAGTCCTGCTGCCATTCCTCGACCAGCTCGGAGAGGCGGCGGGCACTCTTCTTCTCCGGCCGGGTCTCCAGAGTGGCCTGCTGCGCGAGGGCGATCTTCTGCTTCTCGTTCGGGGCGTAGCCGTGCTTGTCGGTGAACTCACCTTCGAGCCGGGTGATGGCTCCGGCGATGTTGGTGCGCCTGGAGGATGCCCTGTGGATGGTGTCCAGGTCGATGCCAGCCACTTCATAGATGGGCTCGCCACCCCCGGATGTACGGGCAACTGTGCTGACGCCGAGGGACGCGCAGACCTTCTCGATGACCTTCGCGTTGTACGTCTCGGACGCCGCGACGCCCATCTTGTAGAGCGCCCTGCCATCGAGGGAGGACCACTTCCCGTCGACGCCTCGCACCTTGTTCGCGATGACGACGTGGTCGTGCAGCTGGGGATCCCCGGCGCGGGAGTCGTAGTGCCGGAACTGGGTAGCAACCAGACCACCCGCGACGTCGACCTGTCGCACACCCTGGGGTCCACGGCGGGTGTAGGTCGCGTTCTTCTCGAGGAAGGTGATCGTCTCCGCAATCGCTTCATTGTGTGCGGTTTCGATCGCTTGCCGGGCTTCGTCGCCGCCGAGCGCCCACAGCAGGGACACCGATTTGGCGGGCGAGAACACCAGGTCATACCCGGCGACGGTCTGCTGCTTGGGTGTCGTCTGCGCGGTGACGTACCGGGCCAGCTCCTCATTACTGCGGGCGTTCCGTCCGTGGGACTCACGGAACAGCTCTCCCCCGACCCGGGACCGGATCTCGTGCATGGCTTCCGTCGGCAATGCTTTGTCTGCGTTCTCCGTATCGGCCCAGGCGGGTCCGTTGGTACGCCGGAAGCGGGCCACTTCCTCGTCGATGCGGCGCGTCATTTCCGTATCGGCCGCCCCGTACTGGGAGTATTTACGCCCCAGAGCCACATCGGCCTGCGTTCCTCCATCAGCGATTATCTGAGCCGCGTTGGGCTTGATGCCTTCCCCGAAGAGGGCTTTCATCTGCGCTTCGGTCACTTCGCCGGAGACGCCGAGGAGCTGTTCGGAGTGTCCGACCCACTGACCCGGGGGCATGCCCTCGACGGTGTAGTAGTCCCCCAGCTCCCGGTCCCCTGCGCGGAGTTCGTCGGCGCTGGCAACCTCGGATGTGTAGTAGGCGTAGCCGTCCCCAGCACTGAGCTTATGGACGGTCATCACAGGCCCATTCTCGCGCACAAATGGCGCGGGGTCGACCTCACTTACAAGAGTGCAAGAGGTGTGACAGATCGTGCCGGTTGGAAGGGTGCGAAATCGCATGGTGACGACGGAGGAGGAAACCGAGATGGAGCGCCGTGGAAACCAGTACGATTGGTCCATCGACTTTCGATGCGGTTGTGCACATGAGAATGGGCGGTGGGTAACAGCTTCACCGTTATCCACGGGTCGTTCGATTGTGTGTCAACCGCAAACGGACGTTATCCACCGGGTGGGCAGGGCAGAGACGTGAGGGTTATCTCGGAGCTGTCCACGTGTGGTCAACGTCCGTGGTATCCAGCCCGAGCGTCAGCGAGGCCCGCATGGGTATTTCATGGTGCCGGCGGTGCCGGCGGTGACGTCGGGCATGGTCGGTGATCGGTCGGGGACGGCCCGTGGTGGGTGGCCGCTGACCGTTAGGTTTGGCAGGAATAGTTCGCCGGATCGCAAATCGCGGCCGGGGCAGCATCAGGTACAGGTTTTGAGCACAGGATCAGTGAAGGGGACGAGTCACCATGGCAGCACCGAGGAAGTCAGCGCAGCAGGTCGCGGCACGGGAAAAGGCGAGGGCGAAAGCCCAGGAGCTGACCGAGCGGCACGAGCGGTTGATCGACCTGGCGGCGGAGTTCTTCGAGCAGGAGCAGCAGGCCGAGCAGATCCGCGCCGAGGCGCAGGAACGCGCCGACGCGATCCTCGCGAAAGCCGAGCAGGACGCCAAAGCTGCCGCGAAGGAAGCCGGCGCGAAGGTTCAGCAGATGCTCGACACCGGCGAGAGTCGGGCATCGGTCGCCGCCCGGCTCGGGCTCAGTACCGCCGAGATGAAGCGTGCCCTGGACGGCGCGGTCGTCGGCGCCTCATCCGCGGATACCGGCAAGGGTGGGACCGCGTCGACGCTGGCAGGAACAGCAGACGAGATCGCAGACCAGGTCGCCGCCGAAACGCACGCCGCCTGACAGTGAAGTCCTAGCGGACAGCACGAAGTGAGGGGACCGACTATGTCGGCCCCCTCACGGTTGAGGAAGCATCTGCAGAATCCTTCCCCGTGGAGCTGGTGGCGGAGCAGGCGGCCAATAGGATGAGGCCGGCGGTGCAGATGCCCGGCTTATGCTGGGGATCATGGGGGTCATTGAGGAGCAGCAAGCTAGAGAACCGCACGTCCTTGCGACGACCTTTCTAGTCCTGATGTCCCTGCCGCTGCTGATCGCGCTCTGGTACTCGGCGGCATACGTGTTCGATTTTCTGTCCGGGGGCGACATCACCGGATCCCAGGCAGCGGCCATGGCACCGACCCTCGCCGCCGGCGTGGGTGCAATCGCCTCCTACGTCATGTTGAAGACACGGAAGCACACGACGAAGCAGGCGTGGGCGTGGTCCGTCATCACCATCGTCCTGCTGTTGGCAGCCGCGCTGCCGATGCTCTACTCGATGAGCTTGGTGTTCAACGACCAGTGGTGCGAGTACCAGCCAGGCGGCAAGGGCAGCATGGAGCCAGTCGACCTCGAGGACATACCGCGGTCCTGCCGGTAGCAGGTTGGACCCGCCCTCGCCGGGTGAGGGCGTGCCCGGTCTACCGCCCTCCGACGCACATCATGTCGGTGTGCACCCCGGCCAGCACCTGTAACCCTGATTCGCGCCACGGAAGCCAGGTCGCTGGGAATGCGAGGGACGGCGGTTCGTCGCCGGCGACCACAGCTCGAGGTACCCGCAGCGGCGGCGAACCGCCCCGCCCACCAACGGCGAACAGGCCGGCCTCCCCTCCCCCGCTCTGCCTTCCGGACCGGGGCCGGTGGTACTCGGCCGTCGTGCTCGCTGCACCACCGGTGTCTGGTGCTACCCGGCGGCGTCCTCTTCGGCGGTCATCTGCTTGTCGGCGTGGACTTCCCCGCACGTTTCACCGGGCTGCGGCGAGACGTGCGTGGGGCAGGTGGGAGCGGTGGCGGGCTATCCGGCAAGGTAGCCTCCGGCTATCAGGATCCCGCTCGCCATCACCCACTGGCCAATGGCACACGCCGAGATCATCGCGCTCCCGAGAATGTACAGCCCGGTACGCCCGACCTTCGTCATCTGATGCGCGTCAGGCTTTCGCCCCGATCGCCACAGACCGATCAGAACCAGCGGGCAGGGAATCATCGCGATCTGCATCGGGATGCCGGTCCCACTTCGGTTGTACTTGCCGTCATACGGCATCCGCGTATCCCACGGAACGTTCGTGAAGGTGAAGACCGCGATGCCCACACAGGCCACGAAGGCGATGACGCAAAGGATGTCCATCACTTTGGAGGCTTTTCTCCCCAGGCGCAGATCCTCCTCGGTGAGCGGCCCTCAGAGCTTCCCTCCTTGTCTCAGGACCCATGCCACCGGTCACCACGGGGCCGCCCCCGTTCCTCGTTCGATAAGTTCACGGCTGACCACATTCACGCCTCCCACGATAGTTCCGGCATGAGCCTCGGCCCCGTCGGCGTAGCCGATTGACGGTGTGGAGCGGGGGCGCATAATCCGCAAGGACAGCAGCAAAAAACACCCGGACGGGATGTGACGAAGGAGCAGCCCGACCGCCTTAGGCCGGAGCGAAGCGAGAGGACCATTGCTCTGGTTGGAGCGCCAGCGACAAGCCAGGGAAGCACGAGAACCGCCGTCCACCCACGGGCGCCTGCCGCCGTCCCTCGGGCAGGAAAAAAGGGCCGACACCTACAGGTGCCAGCCCTTACTCATTCGCTCAAATACTCATCTACTCCGGCGGGGCATGGTCGTCCTGGCGGAGCGTGATGATCGCCTTGGCGACGTACACGACGGCCCCGATCGCGAGGAGGCAGGTCCCGAGAATGCGGAACCAGTTGTCGGCGGTGGGCAGCGCCATCACGAAGAGCAGGGCGGACACCATGCCTGTGAGGGCTTCGATCACCGCGTCGCGCTTGGTTTTGCGCGTTCGTGCGCGCGGATGTTCCTGTTCGTTCGTCCCCATTGTCATGCCCGTGAGTCTAGAGCGCGACGGTACGACCGAGCCGAGCCGCGCTCGATCGGGCGGTGGTCCTCGTTGGGCGTGGTGTTACTGGAAGAGATCCTTGTCCGCTGCCGGCGTCCAGGTGAGGTCGACGCGGTCGGGGTGTGAGAACGTGACGGGCTCGGCCTTGATGCGGTCCTCGAGCATGTCCTCCACGCCGGGCGCCGGGATCTGGGGTACGTGGACGCTCAGGCTCTCGCTGAACGGCTTCGCCAGGGTGATGTTCAAGGTCGGGTGCGCGCTGTAGTCCGTGGTGTCCATGATCGTTTCTTCCTGGTCGGTGGCGTGGGCTTCACTGTACGGGCCGGCCCTGTCAGTCCTGGTGTGGTGCGCCGGCTGGTAACGGCTTCCCCGGTACGCTCACTGGATTGACCGTTCGTTCTAGGCATGGGGGAAGCAATGGCTCTTAACGGACCGGAATTGTTCGTCATCCTGGCGGTTTATCTGCTCGTGATCGCGGTCTTGGGCTTGGTCTTGTATGTGATCATCCGGTTCGGGGTGAAGCACGGCATGCGCTCCTACTACGCGGAAGCCTCCCGTCGCTCCGGCCCAGCGGCTGGCCCTGCTGGTGAGCCGGCGCCCTAGGCGCAGCTCGTGGCTGGTTCGTGTGGTCGCGCCAGCGTGTGATGCGGCGGCCGGGGGAGCGTGCGGCGGAGGCCGCCGCCGCGCACCCAGGGATGCTGGTCGCTTGTCCTGGTGTGGCTGGAAACGAAGAGAGGGCCAGACTCCCGTGGGGGTGAGTGTCCGGCCCTCGGCCTAAGGGTTCAGCCTAGCGGTTTGGCCTGGTCCCGTTGCCGGGTCCGCCTGCTAGTGGCGGTAGGCGGTGTGTTCGTTCTGCGCGGCCAGCGGGAGGATCCCGCGGCTGACCATTTCACGCATCAGTCGTGCGAGGCGGTGCTGGTGGTCGGATTCGAGGGCCTTGTCGAAGTACGCGGCGGCTACGGATGACTGCCCGCGGTACCAGCGCAGCCAGCCGAGGAAGCAGAACAGTGGGGCGCGGTCCTCGATCGGCGTGTAGGCGAAGATCCTGATGAGCAGTTCTTCGGTGGCTTCCACCCGGGCCCAGTCGGGCTGACCTTCGAACCGGCCGGCGAGGACCTGCTGGTAGGTGGCCTCGTCGTCGGTGGGGCTGATCGCATCAGCCATGATCCGGTCCCGGATGGGCTTGATGAACAGGTACCCGGCGAGGTCGCATGCCTCGTTCTCCTTGGCGGACTCCTCCCCTAGTGCGTCGTGGAACTCCTTGCCGAGTGCGTCACTCCACTGTTCGCGGGCGATGCGCATGCTCGTATGGTCGAAGTCCAGCGCCTCCGGCACTCCACCAAGATTCACGAGGTAGGTGAACTCGGTGATGGTCAGGTGCGCCTGATCGGAGCCGATGAACGCAGGGTCTACGGCCAGTGTCATGGGGTCCTTCTGGGTGTTGTAGCCGCGGTAGATCAGTTCGGCGTTCATGATGCTGTCGCGGATCTCGTTGGTGGGGTTCAGGGTGCAGCACCCGCTGTCCTCGCAGAAGTAGGGCGTCCATCCCTTGTCGGTGATCAGCCACCCGTTCTGGAGGCTGATGCCGGCCCGGTCCAGCTCGGTCTCGATGGCCCGCGCGTAGTCCATGTAGGGCTTGGCGTCGGGGTTCGTCCCGGACTGGGCGGCTTCGGCGACCTCGTTGGTGTAGACGAACAGCAGGACGCTGTCGGCGGCGGTGTCCGTGCGCAGGTAGCGCATGAGCTTGTGGGCGAAGTCGGTCGGGCTGATCATCTCGGCCGGGGTGTCGACCCGCAGGGTCGCCCCGGTCATGGTGCCGCGCATGGTCACGAATGCGAAAGACTCGCGCGGCTGGAACCCGAGGGCGCTGGGGATGAAGGCGAGCAAGTCAGCTGCCGTCGTGGCGGTCAGCTGGTTGTGGGTGTTCTCGTTCACGGTGTGTGCTCCTTGTGACAGGTGGGTGGGGGCCGGGGCCTGTGGTGACCAGTAGTGGCCCCTTTCCCCTCATGTTTTTTGCCTGCTGGCGAGCTCGCTCGCTCGTTCCCGACGGAGCACCGTGCAACCCGAAGGGCGCGGGCCTGCCAGGAACCTCGAAGGAAATAAGCGACGCAGGAGCGCCGTAGAGGTTCATGGCCGGCCTGCGTCGCGTCAGCGATTGACGGTGTGGAGCGGGGACACATAATCCGCAAGGACAGCAGACAAAAAACATCAGGGTCGGGTGCGACGAAGGAGCGCCCGGGCCTCATCAGGCCGGAGCGAAGCGCAGGACCATTGCCCTGGTTGGAGCGCCAGCGACAATCCTGGGAAGCCTGTAGACCGCCGGCCGCCCGCGGCCGCCAGCCAACGGAACCCCAGCAACGACGAAGGGCCGACACCCATCAGGTGCCAGACCTTACTCACTTACTCAAATATTCATTCACTCATCGGTGTCGACCAGGCGTAATGCGCGCGGTCGGGGCAGCAGTAGAGGCCGAGGCTCAGTCGAGCCAGTCCGGGCGGCCGGCGAGGCCGAGCCGGTAGCGCGCCGCATCCACGGAGGGGCTATGCGGCCCGAGGGCCAGCTGGAAGGTCCGCAACTGCAAGCGGGTGCGCTGCAACCGGAGGCGATTGGTGAGCGAGCGGTCACCGCGGCCAGGCACCCCGGCGAAGGGTGCCACGGACGGGGAGATGACCAGCGCCCCGGCGCTTGCAATGCCGGCGTAGAAGAGCCGCTCGGCACGGTTCAACCCGTCCGGTGCGGAGAGGAAGGTCAGGAGCTCGGCGGGGACGGGTTCGAGGTCGGGTTCCAGCGCGCGCAGCGCCTCGTCGAGTTCCCGGCGGGTGACCGGCAGGTCTTCGGCGCCGAGGGTCCGGGCGCTGCGGGACCAGTCTGAGACGTAGGTGTCAGCCCAATCGCGGCCGAACCGCGGGGCCAGGTCGTGGCCTACGGCCTCGTGGGCGCCGAGGAAGGCATCCGTAAAGGCCAGGTGAACCCAGCGCAGCAAGGCGGGGTCGGAGGCGGAGTAGTCGCGGCCGTCGTCGGTGGTGCCGCGAACCCGCCCGTGCATGCGGCGGACTCGTGCTGAGTCCCGCTCGGCGAGTTCGACGGAGCCGAAGGTGGTGATGGTGAGCCAGCGCGCGGTCCCGGCGAGACGCGCCCAGGGATCGCTACGGTACGAGGAGTGCCGTGCGACCCCGGCCATCGCCAGCGGGTGTGCGCCTTGACCAAGGAGGGCCGCGACGCCGCCGACCAAAGTGGACATACCGCCGTGGACTTGCCACACGACGCCGTCGGGTTCGAACAGCCCTGGCCCTTCGCCGACGAGGGCGATGTCGCGCACCCAGTCCGGCGCCCCCGTGGGGTCACCGGAGACCCGGGCGCGGAAAGCACTGCGGACGCGGTGGGACAACTCGGCGGGGCGCGGTATCGAGCTCACAGGCATCATGCTCCAACGCTAGGTCGACGACGACAGACACCCACGGACAGGAATCTACTACACAGCGTAGAACACGGACCTGACACGGCGATGGCAGAGAAAACCCTTCATGGTCAGAAGAGCGTTGGCGCTTCGGGGTTGGCGCCGATCAGCAGGAGCCGGATGATCGTTTCGTTCCAGCCGTGCTCGAGGAGGGCAGTACGCAGCTCGAGTGACTGGGCATGGAACTGGACCCGGCCGATCCCGCGCCACCGGAAGGACGACGCGTTGGCGTGCCGTCCCTTCCGGGACCGGTCGAGCATGTTCAGCGCCTGAGTCCCTGGGACCAGGTGCGTTTCCGTCCCGGTACTGGCATGAACGCACAGCGGCACGTCGCAGACGTGCATAAGGATGATCCCGGGGTGCAGGGTTT
Encoded here:
- a CDS encoding toll/interleukin-1 receptor domain-containing protein yields the protein MSYSTSEYRVLNPVHEQVVRIAQTDTDRRDLFLCHAWGDRQSSALEFYNILTGLDVKVWFSEKDVPLGTPLMRQIDKGLRNSRAGIVLVTPALLKSLDAEGIAEKELSVLLSSGRVIPIFHDTTHAALVDVSPMLASHAGLATADYPSLEVVALKIADTVLLDV
- the mobF gene encoding MobF family relaxase, encoding MTVHKLSAGDGYAYYTSEVASADELRAGDRELGDYYTVEGMPPGQWVGHSEQLLGVSGEVTEAQMKALFGEGIKPNAAQIIADGGTQADVALGRKYSQYGAADTEMTRRIDEEVARFRRTNGPAWADTENADKALPTEAMHEIRSRVGGELFRESHGRNARSNEELARYVTAQTTPKQQTVAGYDLVFSPAKSVSLLWALGGDEARQAIETAHNEAIAETITFLEKNATYTRRGPQGVRQVDVAGGLVATQFRHYDSRAGDPQLHDHVVIANKVRGVDGKWSSLDGRALYKMGVAASETYNAKVIEKVCASLGVSTVARTSGGGEPIYEVAGIDLDTIHRASSRRTNIAGAITRLEGEFTDKHGYAPNEKQKIALAQQATLETRPEKKSARRLSELVEEWQQDYSSSMNMPVGPDLLEHVRTASKGTAACALVNDLDVHEHARLVVHELAAKRAVWGRNHVIAQTRRHLKEAFPGQIITDETVENITRAATGTHSLQVTPEAITPRLREFQRADGSSQFRQADVTLFTSQEVLNAEHRVLAAGQKIVIPAVSAERFDTILAEHVEAAATSGGPVLSQGQIDLARAFATDEKLLTLGIGPAGAGKTTSLSLAADAVRDSGGKVIGLAPTAAAAAVMSKDIGADATTIDAFLIAHRNQRGQQNTTAKDGHDNGGSTFALGAGDVVIVDEAGMVTTPKLAEVVAVAARNGAVVRAIGDDRQLGAIGSGGALRLLNNEVGAVRLEEVHRFHTDGEATASLALREPATVAADTPFQWYLDNQRVTAGTLDAMTQDALTAWMTDTAAGKTSLMIATDNATVTDLNARAQAARIATGDLTDGTGPITEATPSVVLRDGLRAYPGDTVVTRKNDRTLQVNQGKDFVKNNDVWIVEQVTANPEAAQTDQDRQRVTLRHAGHGGRITVDADYLNEHGQLGYAATVHRAQGATVDTAHAILDERADRAGAYVAATRGRETNKLYVALGDNNDQAITRDSVLASITANYDRTLSAHETVRGEAVRTGDIATLAGVYNEVEAAAWTAKTRGIAAVVMGPEAAAAFTSHESWGAVAAHLRRAENEGLDASTVLAQAYRERGFAGADDASAVLAFRVENRIETAQQIRANTGHRPLGALTDDHLDRLAQQAEKQATGTDAGQFRRTPGEPPMDTGLDGEWAARPFALLRTSRLTETRDNAVERLQSLNPTASISAATRKEQWMVKTMTLELERRLDLSPTQTAIERTARGEDPRSVHQVTIAEAIHQERQLRVAGIPTTSTSASTEAVSTSAAASAGGAGFGRSTISEDIAPSALVQDARVPKEYRDELDRLRAHLGQRVAVRGAQLAEEQPAWAAALGPVPAKESKAAEWHGIAAETEAYRNRYNIGAHETAFIPKQYRDDPTAQRLIERATALHKHSALTQVPPRSSTQIQQTADEAAITDRMSADQAAARRAIERLQAERAAASDPLPAPQQREARIVDALQSAEAAPAAVQPVATPEAQPARSATEEAAIARAIARHRAGAGNAAGTTPSDASGSGSEATGQSTSPQKKETPMAQEKGGVAQDAARKKDRSQRQAELIQSRKTAAAERQAREATTAKNDSTAAKRRAEQTKNSGRSL
- a CDS encoding DUF4192 domain-containing protein produces the protein MNENTHNQLTATTAADLLAFIPSALGFQPRESFAFVTMRGTMTGATLRVDTPAEMISPTDFAHKLMRYLRTDTAADSVLLFVYTNEVAEAAQSGTNPDAKPYMDYARAIETELDRAGISLQNGWLITDKGWTPYFCEDSGCCTLNPTNEIRDSIMNAELIYRGYNTQKDPMTLAVDPAFIGSDQAHLTITEFTYLVNLGGVPEALDFDHTSMRIAREQWSDALGKEFHDALGEESAKENEACDLAGYLFIKPIRDRIMADAISPTDDEATYQQVLAGRFEGQPDWARVEATEELLIRIFAYTPIEDRAPLFCFLGWLRWYRGQSSVAAAYFDKALESDHQHRLARLMREMVSRGILPLAAQNEHTAYRH
- a CDS encoding oxygenase MpaB family protein, which produces MMPVSSIPRPAELSHRVRSAFRARVSGDPTGAPDWVRDIALVGEGPGLFEPDGVVWQVHGGMSTLVGGVAALLGQGAHPLAMAGVARHSSYRSDPWARLAGTARWLTITTFGSVELAERDSARVRRMHGRVRGTTDDGRDYSASDPALLRWVHLAFTDAFLGAHEAVGHDLAPRFGRDWADTYVSDWSRSARTLGAEDLPVTRRELDEALRALEPDLEPVPAELLTFLSAPDGLNRAERLFYAGIASAGALVISPSVAPFAGVPGRGDRSLTNRLRLQRTRLQLRTFQLALGPHSPSVDAARYRLGLAGRPDWLD